The following DNA comes from Coleofasciculus sp. FACHB-1120.
CTCTAGAGCCTAGGCGGAGAAAGGAACCGCCAACACCAGAACCAGGATTAGAACCAGAACCTGGTCTCGTGCTGATATAGTTAGCAGCAACATAACGACCCGTAGAAAGCTTTGCATACCCGTTGCGATAAGCCACAACTGGTGCAAGTGCGGCTCCATTACGGACGCAGCTATGCACTCCGTAAGATGTGCTGGGGCCATAGCGAGCGTTAAGACAACTGCCGTTTGTATTTACAAAATACTGTGCTGCGTTAGCTGGTTGGATCTCGCTGAGACCTCCGAACAAGAAAGCGACGCCAAGTAAACCCAGCCAAGCTGAACTCGGTGGTTGCGTCCAGTTCAGCGAAAAGTCACGCAGAGTATACTCGATGCCAGCTTCTGCCTCTTCATAGGTATTAGAAACATGAATGTAAGCAAGAGTTTCCATGATTTT
Coding sequences within:
- a CDS encoding peptidoglycan-binding domain-containing protein encodes the protein METLAYIHVSNTYEEAEAGIEYTLRDFSLNWTQPPSSAWLGLLGVAFLFGGLSEIQPANAAQYFVNTNGSCLNARYGPSTSYGVHSCVRNGAALAPVVAYRNGYAKLSTGRYVAANYISTRPGSGSNPGSGVGGSFLRLGSRGSAVRQVQSALGVSPTGYYGSVTQRAVRNFQSRNGLRVDGVVGPQTRRVLGV